Below is a genomic region from Phragmites australis chromosome 20, lpPhrAust1.1, whole genome shotgun sequence.
GCGACAAGATTGCCGCCAGGGAGCTGGGCGAACCGTGGCAACTCCACGACGGCCTTATCATGTATGACCGTCGCGTGTTCCTTCCGGCGTCCTCCAAGTTGCTACCATACCTACTGCATGCCGCACATTGCACAGGGCATGAAGGGACTCAAAAGACGCTCCAGCGCTTGCGGGCCGATTTCTATGTCCCGCATGATCGGCAGCTCGTCCGTGACTTCTCTGTGCATGCGTCGTCTCTCGTCTGCCAACGCAACAAGACAAAGACCCAGCACTCGGCCAGCCTATTACAATCCTTGGTGGTTGCCTCTAGTGTTTGGGCCGATATCTCCATTGATTTCGTGGAGGGATTGCCCAAGGTTCACGGCAAGACGGTTATCCTCACTGTTGTTGACCGCTTCTCCAAGTATGCTCACTTCATTGCGCTCGGCCACCCCTACACAGCTGCTTCGATCGCACGTGCATTCTTCACTGACATCGTGCACCTTCATGGCTTCTCGACGTCCATTGTAAGTGACTGTGAACCTGTCTTTACGAGTCACTTCTAGAGGCATCTTTTTCGGTTGGCTGGTGTCTGCCTTAACATGACCATGTCATTCCATCCTCAATCTGATGGGCAAACAGAAGCAGTCAACAAGGTCATTGCTATGTACTTCCGGTGTATCACGGGAGATCGGCCTCGTGCGTGGCTGGATTGGCTTCCTTGGGTGAAGTATTGCTACAACATGTCTTTTCACTCAACTCTGCGTACCTCGCTATTTCGTGTGGTCTACAGCTAGGACCTGCTGGCACTCTTGCCATGGACATAGGGAGCGGCAAAGGTGGGTGCGGTCGATGACATGCTTCGTGATCATGATGAATTTCTGGTGGTCGTCCGCGAGCACCTCCAAGCACAACAATACAACAAACGTTACTATGACGCTCAACATCGCGAAGTCGTCTTCGCTATGGGTGATTGGGTTTGGCTCCGACTACTCCATCGGCAGATGCAGTTGCTGTCAATCCATACGACTGGCAAGCTCGAGCCTCGCTTTGTTGGGCCTTTTTAGATAGCAGCTCAGGTGGGGTCCGTCGCTTACCGCCTCCATCTTCATGACGACACCCGGTTGCACGACGTGTTTCATGTAGGCCTACTCAAGCGCTACCACGACCCTCCACCAGACGGTCCTCCAGCCCTGCCTCTGCTTGAGAGCGGCCGAGCCTCAAGTGCTTTGTGCAAGTCTCCGACGCGGTATTTGGCACGTTTTGGTGCGTTGTAAAGGTCTTGACACTACGGATGCAACTTGGGAGCCGGCGgttcagctcgaggacgagctgtttgCCGAGGGAGGGAGTGATGTTATGGTTGGCAAGACATACAACCGATGCAAGCCGCAGCAGCCGGCCTGATTAGGAGTCCTAGTCGATTGAGGTTGTTTTCGGATTTGCTATGTGAAGGTAGAGATTAGGCAAGAGATATGTGTCGGTTAGGAAAGAGATTGAGTTTGTTTAGGAAATCGTAGGAGATCGAGTTGGTTTAGGAAAGGAAAGAGAGTCTGAGGTTGTCCTATTTATATGGGGCACACCAATGAATAAAGCAAGCAAGAATTCATCTACTTCTATCTATCTATTCTCTCTCTAGTCCTCTGCTCCTCTTGCCTCCCTCCTGTTCCCGTCTCGCCGGCGTTCCCTCGCCACCAACCACGGCTCCACGTCGCCTGGGGCTGAAGCCTCGGCCCTTGGTGTCCCACAGCTACAACCTACGAAGGCGTGCTCCTATCAGTGGCACCCAAGATTTTCTATGTTACAGATTTGACTGTGGCAAATATGCATTGGAGTGCAGCCCAGCGAGAAGTTAGCAACAGCGATGCAGATGGAGTTGAGTGGCAGTGGGTGGGCTCTGAAGGAGACAGCTGAAGTGCGTTGTAGAGACCAGACAATGCAATCCAGAAGTCGTTGGCTTGGGCTGAGTGAAGGAGATGTTGGTTGAACAAGGGCAATCGGCCAAACAAGTTAATAGCTCTTGTTGAGTGAAGAACACATACAATTAGTGTATGCTCTTTGTGGCCACTACTAATGTATCCTCATTCTCCTATTCATAGAAGTCAAAACAATGCATGCACATGTTATTTTCATGTTTGTGCTTTCCAATAGTCTGATAACTGTTGATTGGACTACTTGTCAGGAGGAGTTTTCAAGCTCGAATTATTCTTGCCTGAAGAATATCCAATGGCTCCACCAAAGGTGCTTTGTTGTTACTGCACTCTTGACTAGTATTTCAGTACTATGATTCTAAAAAATTGTTAGTAAATACGAAATAATCTGCTTATGTTTGTCAAGCTTCATGTAGACCAAGTAGTAGCATGCATCAAGTTCAGGAGTCTGTATTGCCTCCCAATGAGGTTTAGACTTACACTTCATATTCAATTGATCATCATATGATGCTTTTAGTGATGCCAGCCATGTAAAATTTTCTTGCTAATTTCAGTGAGTTTAGCAAACTTGTAGTGCAGCATCCATACTTTTGTTCTACCAACTTAGAATTGTCCTATACTGTTTACTTTAAAATTCAGATCGTGATGGTTAGTTTGGTTTATGATCTGCAGGAATTTGTACATTAGTGATTTCTAAAGTTTCGTTTGGTTACTGAAAACAGGTTCGCTTTCTCACGAAAATTTATCACCCTAACATTGACAAGGTAAGTTTGTTATCTTTGGCTTCTCTCTTATGGCATTAGGAGATACTACGCTGCTTAATACTTACACTCATACAGCTTGGTAGGATATGCCTTGATATTTTAAAGGACAAGTGGAGTCCTGCCCTTCAGATCCGGACGGTTCTTTTGAGGTGAATGCTTCTGCTTCAGTATTCATGCTAGTCTAGTGTATTTGGTCATTTGGCATGTTTTGTTTGCAGAGAAGTTTACTTTCTCTTGGAAGTACAAACCATGTAACAGCTTCACTATATATTCCTGAAAGTGCTTTTTGATGTCCTTGGTCTATTGGTCATTAAAAGCTTATGGTATTATGAGATACTACATAGTGCCAAATGCACACCTTCAAAGCTTGTTTTGCCCTTTGGAGGTCCTTGGCCACTAAAAAGTAGGAAGATCATATAAGATGCATAAATCTACTAAGCAAAGAGCCTTGAAATAATAAATTGTCAGATTGTCATGAAGTGGATGGCACGAATTGTACATTGTAGTGGAGGAGGCTGCACTTGCTGCCACTGCTACATATTATTTGCCACACAACGGCAAGACTGATACCTGTAGCCATCTATGATCAGTCATCTGCAGCATGTTTGCTCCATTCACAATCTGTTCACATACTGCCTAGTCcgtgtatttttttctttctttcgatGAATCAACAGAGAGCAAAGCACCCATCTGAACAAGTTTCGATTAAGTAGAAAGGCCTGGCAGGGTTGAGTTTTTACAAGGCGCAAGCACAAGCGCCGACCAAAGCGACAGCAAGAgtgcatgcatttttttataTCTGGACATCTCTCAATCACTAACACAATGCACAAATACACACAGCAGACAAGTTGGGATGCACTATGCTCATATATCTGTTTCAGTACCTTCAGAACTGCTGGCTTTTACTCCCCCCATTTCTTTTTGTAAGGCGCGCACACACGAAGCCAGCGGAATGTCTTCTCCCTGTGGTCAAGTTTTTTTAGCTGACCTGCTCATCTTCTTTGCACTTGATGTTTCTGGTCTTCAGCATTCAAGCGCTGCTCAGTGCTCCAAACCCTGACGATCCACTTGCTGACAATGTTGCAAAGCACTGGAAGGCCAATGAAACGGAAGCTGTAGAAACAGGTGAAGCGACGATCAATCTTGTCAAATTTTAGATGCAGGATATAGCTGACTTTGTCAACTAATGGTGTTCTTGTATGGCACAGCCAAAGAATGGACCCGTGTATATGGAAGCGGAGAATGAGCTTTGCGCGATACAGTCGCTTCCTAGGTAATAATCTTTGCGCGATGGAGCTGAACTTGACCGGCCATTGGCtggttaaatttgaatttgaaggGGTCGAGGAGTGGACTCTGGAATTTTATCCTTCCATGGTGTGTACTCGAGTCTGTAGTCTGTATATTACTATAGTTGGGCTGTTATGAACCCTCATACATGCGAAGTGTTTCTCTGGTATGTCTGGTTCCTCAGAGAACAGATCCTTTTATTATAAATATCCTGAAGTTATGTGTGTGCTTGTCCTTGTTTTGTAGTTTTGTATTTTTGTCTACAAGTCTGCCGAAATTATTTAACTAAAATGTAATGATCTGGCCACATCTTTTGCTAGCTAGAATTTTCGGGAAATAGTCGTTTCTTTTCTGAAAAAACtggcaaactattttcagcTAAATtacttttttagaaaaaatataaaaaatagtggAAATGAACTACATAACTATGGTTGAAGTATAGTGactatttttttgaagtttcGGCCAATATGGGCCTGGCCCTGATATGTACTTAATAGACTTCACCCCATAGACCATTTGAATGTGGGCTAGGatatgtttgttttagtttaggATTTTAAAAAACAGTTTTTAGATGGTAGTTTTTTAAAAGCTAGGGGTCTAAAAGCTGAGAATGGTTTGGCATTCTGGATTCCGAGATGAGTTGGGTGTTTGCTTTGGTTGCGTAATTTTTATAATACTTCTAATATTTCAGAGTGCATATTTATGTCTATTTAACCTtgttctttcattttttttctttatatttgATCTTAATTATATGATAATTGAGCTATGCAGTGTGTATGTATTTGTAACTACAATATTATTTCACAACCTATTTAGTTGGGAGTATTTACAAAGTAAACCTCtatcatatttcctatgaaatttCTGTTCCAAACAAAGAATATACAACTAGCTCACTCTTGAATTAGGGTATGTTTGTTCTGATTAtgattttaaaatcagaatCGAAAACAAACATGTTCCTACGATCCAGATTTCATAATCTGGAGGCAAATTATACCATAAACTATAATCAGGAGAAATGATGTTTCTGAATTGTGgattgtgacacatatttaGCCATCATTGCTATTACAAATATAACGTTTCATTTTTTCTTCCTTCGCTCTCtccctgctctctccctcttgatGCCAATCCGAGCTCCCACCGCCCGAGCTCTCACCGACCCGAGTTGCAGTTGGGCTCATCAAGGTGGGGAGGTGGTGGGTTCGATCGGAGTCAGAGGAGTGTCGGTAGAGGGGTGCCGGGTTTTTAGGTGACATTTGGTAGGGAGCAGAGGCGAGCGACGACGGGCTCGGTGGCAATGGAATTGGACGTGACCGGTGTAGCCGAGGCAACAACGCTGCCCAAGGACGGCGGCGGGATCACGACGTTGCGGCTGTGTGCGATGAAGAGCCTCTCGACGATGTGGCCGCCTACCGATCTGTCGTCCACCATAGgaagaggagcaagaagaagacGGGGAGTGGTAAAGTGAAGAGCCCGAGCTGCGTCATGATGTGATGGTGCGGCAATCTGGTGAGTGAAATTGGTAGGGGAGTTGAAAAGGAGCAGGATGAGGTTGTTGGCATTGAAAGAGATGGCTGGAGCTGTGGTAATCGGTGGTGATAGTGTTGCTGTATGAAGAGCGAGTCtatagaggagagggagagagaagagagattaTAATAATATGGTATTGTTTATtttagattgtacaatctagaTTTTAGATTGTGAAAATCATAATCTAGATGgttaaaatcataataaaaaaacaaacagactATTAGTTGTGAATTCATAAACCATACTTGTGAATCTAAAATTAAATGTTAGataaaatcaagttgaaatgcaTTCATCACCAAAAATTCATAATAGATCGAATCTTGAGATCT
It encodes:
- the LOC133901960 gene encoding ubiquitin-conjugating enzyme E2 36-like, with the translated sequence MANSNLPRRIIKETQRLLSEPAPGISASPSEENMRYFNVMILGPSQSPYEGGVFKLELFLPEEYPMAPPKVRFLTKIYHPNIDKLGRICLDILKDKWSPALQIRTVLLSIQALLSAPNPDDPLADNVAKHWKANETEAVETAKEWTRVYGSGE